atattttttcttaaaatagtttagttacattattttgttataaaagtattacataattaattttattaaaaattaaaataatttaaatcaacgaaacttttatatatatatatataattttcctGCATTCTTTaactatattataaaaaaattaattataggaaattaatttttaaaaacgtATGTACAAATTTAAGTTTATAATCATGattttaatatatgatttttataagaatttatttttataaaatttggaatttacattttaatgaaatttatattttacgTATACGATATATTCATAACAAATTTTCGCCGTTTACTTTAAACTAATAcgcttttttaattaaatttgtattttatgtaTACGATTTCTTCATAACAATTTTTCGTTTCCGTTTAAACTAAACTTATATGTgatgtatattatttttatgaaatttagaAAACTCCTGCCATTGACAATTTACGTGAAATTAAATCGTATTCAGTATACAATTTACCCaattctgaaattaaaaaaatgtccaTTTTCAGAAATACGAAGTGAAATTGTACTGGAAAAGAACCGACAAATATCTCCCGTCTCTATCCACGAATTCAAGTATTATACTAATAAACTCAATGTATTATCTCTATTAAAAATGATACCTATTCACAAGTACATTCAATTCAAGCAGTAAAATCTAGCATCTTTTTCACTTTATATTTTGATAGAGTATCACAGACTATGTCACGTCAATATGCATAGTTATACAGATAACGAAACAATATAAAGTACACAGACAGCAAACAGAAGTATTCGAAGCACATAGCAGTTggaattaattataattataatgcCACAGAGCATTAAATTTCAGTCAGATAGAACATATCTAGCTATACAGAACTGAATACAGCCCGGTAAATGTAGTAAAGATTCTAGATTCTTGAAATTGCACTAGAAGCTTTGCCAGGTTGCAGCAACGGACTCTTCAGTTTAAAAACAGGCAAACTCTTGAGCCTCTACAACTTGGGTGTAGGAAATTAGGAATGCTTAAGTGAAAACATCACAAGCAAAGCAGTTAAAGGAGATGTTGCATAGTGATATTCTTCTACAGGCAGAGGTCTATGCACATTGGAATCTTCAAGTTAAGTCTGCACCAAATAGTTTAATCCAGATTTCATATCCTTTCTCATGCTATGAAATTTTAGGATGAGAACAATTCTGAATGTCAGTAAAGAAGCCTTGAATGCTATAACCAGAAAAACTATTGATCAGTCATTAAAGATCACCAATGCCCCCAAGATCTCTATGGGTCGTCCAATTCAACAAGTTGTGCCCGTTTCTCAGCAGCCTGCTTCCGAATAAAAATACCCCATCTTAAAGCTGCCTTCAGCTTGAGCCAACCAACAACAGCTTTGCCTGAGGAACGATTTGGTTCATCATCAAAATTGTAGCCCATGGGGTTTGCAGAAATGTATGTAGATGAGCTAGGGTACCCATCATCGAGGCCATTAAATGTAGGATGTGGTTGGCCTCCCACGTTAAACATACGGAGTAGTTGCTGCATATCTTCATTTTCTAGCATCTCATGACTTCTAATACGAATTTCTTCCTCTGGGAAGTATTCTTCAACTCCTCTATAAGTAGGATTTGAAATGCTGACGGGCTCAAAGCCATGCGTGGATGATTGTGCAGGACCATGAGTTAGTCCATTTTCACTTCTTGGAAGTTGAGTATGGTGTGGAACACTCATCAACTGGTTTTGTAGGGAAAATGCGTTTTCATCAAACTGAATGGAAGAGTTAAAACTAGGATTCTGTGGTTGCAAGGAGAATCTGGAAGTTGTTCCATCATGATAACCTGCAGACATTCATGTAAAGTCAGTCAGCAATCAAAAAACTCCCACGGGCTCACTATTTTTTAGGTCAATTATGAGCAAGACAATCTACACAGATTGATGTGGAACAAGAGCAGCTCACTGCGTTGTTCCATCATTAACTTCGACTGATAATCATCTCATGGTTCAATTTTTCACCATGTCAGACATGTTATATCTAAATCATATTCCTCAGGCGCTAGCATTATAGGTTTGACGAGGAAAAAGAGGAAAAGTTGAGGTAGGGGTATTCAAAAAGTGATTCAATCCAacgaaaattgaaaaaaatcaaacctATGTACCTCCGACTGTTACTCCTGAATCCATTGAAGGCTGGCCTGCATGAACTGGAAGTGGGATGGGTATCTGCTGAAGGGAGTTTGAATATTCATGGGGAGTCATTGGTGCCTGAGGATGAGCGGTGTCCAAAGTCTTATCCTCAATGTCATTTATCAGAGACTTCCCATCATACTCAATAACATGCATCCAATTATCATATGCTTTCTTCACCAACGTGTCTACATAAACCTACGATATTGGCATTATCAGAAAATTCATCATTTTCCTTCCCTATCGTTTGGAAGAAGTCTTAACATTTTCGTAATATCCAATTTTTCTTTAATGGTAGCAAAAATCCCCCACCTTATCTTTGTAACACCTGTAAGCCTACTGCTAAGCCGATTTATTCCCATAGTTTCAGGGGCATCAATAATTATAGATACTATGTGTCTGAGTACAAAGTTAAAGACTAACAAAAGTTTCCAGACTACAATAAAGACTCCAAAAATACAGCAAAACTAAGCAAAAGATATTATTCTATTAACATTGGGAagccaataaaaaaatatgcataatATAAGGAAAAACAACTTTCATTATATCAGAAATCAGGTTTACCATATTATGGAAGGAATTCAGAAGTATGGTTTGAATTCAAcataaaaggaaaatattcTGTGATAGTGCACTTACCCTTTGATTCTCAGAGAGAGAATCAGCTGAGTAAAATTGGTCGTTGGCAATTAAGCCACTtaattcataaatattattgaaaacaACACCCACATTTCTTGCATCTTCAGGGTAGTATACATAAACTTTTCCACTGAGAACACAAGTCTTGGCATGCTCAACAAGAATATCCCACATTTTATTTGACATGCCGCTTCCAAGGATCTACATTAAGAAGGATAGTTAACCTATAAAATCCTTTGGcagttaaaaaatttatatcatCAATTCAAATGCAAAACCAAAGGAATTGAAATTTTGAACAATTGACATTAAAATCATAAATGGACAAAAATCTGGTTTCTTACATTCCGCAATCTCTGAGGGTCTCTGACCACAAGTCTTAAGAAGTCTTCAACAGTATATACTCCAGCTTTATTTAGCCTTTTGTGAAATGACCCATCCTTGCCAATTTTCTCCAGTCTCCAGACCTCGTCATTCAAGGCAGGAGGGTAGTGTTTCTTGTATACTATAATTCAATTGATGTTTCGTTAGAACCATTTTCCAGGAATGAATAATATAGCAAACATAACTTATGAACTTACATTCTCCACGATGATCCTTAACGGTGAAAGGTTCTGATTTGGCTTCACGGATACGCATTCCCTCACAACAACCCAAGGCAACTTTCAGCCCCAACCTGAACTTTCTACTCCTTATCCAGCTAGAGTTGTCTGTAAATGTAAGCTCACCCAGTGTTCCTACACCCTCCTTCAGTGTGACTTGATTATCCCCAGTTAGAAGAGGCCTTTTTCCTTCCCGCTCTTTCACAACATGACTATCAAATTCTTCTTCACTCCAATTATCATCATCCTCATTATTGAAATCTCCCTCCAGTACAATAACATCTAGCCTGACACATGACTCTGGCCCTGATGTGACAATATTGCCAGTGTTTGCATCAATCAAAACAATATGAATGGCCGAACCTTGCTCTCCCTCCACCTTTCCACCAGTAAAGAGGGGAAGGGACAGCCTGCTCTTGAACTGCAATTGTAAATTTGTGCCATCAGGGCCTTCTATTGGCTTTGGGGAAGACCTGAATTTTACAGAGTATTAGAGATAAATTATAGATAGATATCACAAACTGACGGAGATAAATAATATAAGCTgaacctgaaattaacacacCACTAATCACTAAACAGATATGGATCACTACACTagattttttactttaaaatgtGACAGAATCTCCATTAACATAGACTATCTGTCTAATTTCATCATTCCAACATCTAACAAAGCAAGTTATTGCAGGATATATTCTTACTAAATGCCATGAAAGCATAAGCAGCAAAAGATCGGGAGAACCATGTGTCATGTACATTCATCTGACACAAAATTTATCTTTAGCAAGAGGGAACCAAAAAATTACCTGCCAGCAAGCTTGGCGGGGCATAGTTTTGCCAAAGCAAGCTCGACTTCTTCACTAACCTGTTCAGcaacaagaataaaaataagaaataagacACGTTCTTCATAAAAAACAATTCATGCAAACAAAGCATTTGATCACTTCCTTTAGAGAGCtatttcattaaattatgtTTGATAACACTCAGACACACACGCTGCAGGCCAACTTATTCCAGAAAGCCTCCCTTTGCATAAGGCTCCCACCTAGTGAGGCTTGGAAGGGGTACAAATAACCAGCCAGCCCGGTCCCAGAAGCAGAGAAGCTGTTTCTAGGGGTTGAGAGTTCGTTTCCTCTCATAAcgagtaaataaaaaaaattacaccaaCTTCTACAGTTTTGAATACAAGATCACTAATTTCCTACCCAAATCTTGTTAAGCCTCGGATCAAATAATGGCCTACCAGCTTGAAGTACGATAAATTTTAGCTACAGGCCAGCAGCCTGAGAGGTTGTGCTTTATGTGGCTGATTAGATGAGCAGTagaatatataaatgataacTTCAGGTACTATTGACCAGTAAATCAACtaaaaatttcagaaaattATCAGATTAATATATTAAGAATTAATACCACAATGAACGGAATTTTCTTACAACTCTGCGTAGAATAGGCTCCAGTGATGAGCAAAGTTTCTGCAGACTGTCAACCTTAAGGGCCTCAACAATTACActgcaaattaaaataaacaaattaataattcAATAAACACAGTCATAACCAAGTTTAAGACACCAAAGTACGCTTTAACATATGAAAACATAACAGCCTCCACAGGGATTATTTCTTAGTTACATACTCATTTAGTGAGACACATACTAGGTTGAATTCGGTCACTTTTCCCCTTTGCTTGTCAGAACCATTCTTTCACATGAATTTCAGACTCGTGCAAAAACAACACATTGcgtatttttttacttttaaaaataattaagctTCCAATAATAAAATCAGATAAGATGACAATTCTACTTCTACCAATTCTCACGCAAACACTGCAACCTAAAcctcaatattttaaaaaacagtcAGTAACTGCGATTTTTGCTGCAATGTCAAGATTTTTCAAGTATCCACAACCACAATCATAAGCACATTTGTCCGCAACTCTCACAATATCAGCAAATGCAACAAAACCTAACAACGACGAAGGAACAAAACAATCCATTTCAGCGATGCACAAAGAAAACGTAATTAGCATTACCTAGCCAAAGCAGGTCGTTTCCGATCAGGTTGACCTTCTTCGGCCGAAGCCGAATCCAAACCTCGCTTCTCTCGCGCCGTGCCGCTCGATCTCTCGCCATACCTTCCGTGCATTGTTCCAATCCGAACTATGTTTGGTTGCGGAGAAAacgaaagaaagagaaaaaagcaACGGTGGCGGCGGCACACAACGCAGGTAAGTAGGTTTTCTCAGTCACGTAAGCTTCAACAGTTTAGTTGACTGAGGAACAAGTAAATAAATAGGcggcaaaataaataaataaaaacggAAAATGTGAGTTAGCGCCACTTTTGGATCGCTTTTAGAGCATCAGGGCGTGGTGTGGGGACTGAAAAGAAGGagaaaagagtgaaaaaaaaaaaaggagaagtTGGAAAAGTACGGAGTGTGGAAATTTCGGGGAAACGTCTCAGAATTTTCTTTCAAGGCCACAAACGCTattttgcactctgacgcttaTTTTGTCCCATGCCTCAAAACAAACGTGTCATTCACATATCTCGCTTTCTTGTTCTATCCTTTTTGGCTTAGTTTGGTGGGGAATCCCTTTCGTTGTTTGATCATTCTGCCACGTGGCCTGTTTTGGGTGGGTCAAGTCTGTTAGGCGTTGGATTTCAGATCGTTCTGTAACTCTCTGCGTTTAACTCATCCTAGGTTTCTTTTCCGTTCAAGCTTTTACTGCCATTAGTATATAATAACTTTACACCCTTTATTCCTTCCtcttttttttaccttttcctTTTTCTGGGATTTCATAATGGAAGATGCTCAAGATCTACTTTAGGGtttattaaaatgaagaaaaaaaaagtttccaGGATTCTAAAATGGAAGATGATTTACATCAGTTTGTTTGGGTGATACAAAATTGAGAGAAAAATGATAAGTATATTAATAATGATGtcatgatagaaaaaaaaagtttactataaattttttttctgaaaatattaattttattatttatataaataaatacccttttattttacttatatatttttaagttattattttattcttcctTCTCAACCTCCTGATTGAGAGATTGAGAATAATTGAGGTTTGTAAAGAGTGAAGATAATAAGATTTCCTGGGTGAAGGTATACCATAGATATTTGATAGTTGTGTTGTGTGGGGTCAACTTAGCTAATTGGGTACATTAAATGCAACAGCATGAGAATGAGAAATGCAAGATTTGGTGATGTGGGATCCCTAAACCTCTTAATTAGAAAACAGAAAGGGCCTACAAGACGAAGGGTATAATCATGTCCAACTAAAACACGCATATAAAGGGTCAGAACACATTCAATTTTCAATTGACTTTTAAAGGAAAGTTATAGGGTAGGGATACCAACAAATACAATACGGACagattttttgtttaaaaataataaacaatactAGAATCTATAACTTTCTGTATATTATTCAATTTCTTTACCCTGTTAAGCCAATCTTAATAATTGCATCATCATgacataatattttaataacaaagttctcttgaaaatgtatttttgtttaaatatacTTTTGATCCCTCCAATATATTGTAATTGCATAATTTTTTGTTCTCCAAACTTCAATTGAGTTCCCACGACTATGATTTTGGTATCCCGTGTTTCAATTGAGAGAATTGAgcatgttatatatatatatatatatatatatatatatatatatatatatatatatatattttatgtaatgATGAAAAGTTTGTTATCAcataaatatcaatataataaataataaaacattgatttttttgtgaagatgatatataaaaaatgtgaaaatattaattattagattAAAACTTTATCTAACTTATGATTATTAGATTATCATGCTAAGTTATTTATCGAAGTCacatattttcttatattatttatgatcgtcatataaaaaaattattaaatttagatTAGAGTGTGACAAAAAGTATATTTGTGTTACATAAGATATATGTTTTatgttctaataaaaaaatacgagAATCTTAagttaaaatattcaatttgacaataaagCACATAAGTTTTTGAGTTGAGTCTTTGTTTGTTCTTTTAGGTTTCCCTTTTCATAGTCGGTTGATCCCCCGTCTTCTTTCATGCATCATCGTATTTTTAGCTTTTATTCAGGATTATTTACTAATTATATCTTATAACATTTTAGACATATATTAAAGCTAACTTAAATATGACAAAGACATCAACATGATTTATCCGTTGAATACTTATCATACCACACAATAACGCAATAAACTGCAATCCTTAAGATTgcacaaaattacaaaagaattgCAATAAAGAGAAAAACGAGCAAGAGTGTGCGTGAGAAGAAACCGTATAgcaagaacaaaataaaatggAACCCTCAAGAACAGCTTTGTGGTGAGAAACGAAGAAGATGGAGAAAATATGAAAGGGAAAAGAGTAAAGAAACTGTTCatgtattttcaattaaaaagttaaaattgtttttacataagtataaaaataaaaagtattggGCCAAAAACAGTGGGCCCATGCAACAAACTTTCAGTGCCAAAAAGAAAAAGCTTTGGGCCCAGAATAATTTTATcacccccctcaagctgggaatAGATGTTTTTCATTCCCAGCTTGGAATGCAGAAGCTGAAAAGTGGATGGAGGTAATGACTTTGTGAAGATATCAGCATTCTGCATGGAAGATGAGATTGGAAGCAGCTTTAGGAGTTCAACAATAATCTTTTCCGAACAATATGGCAATCGATTTCGATGTGTTTGGTGCGTTCGTGGAAAACCTGATTGGATGCAATCTGGATGGCAGATTGATTATCACAGTACATGGTTGTCGGTTGTGTGTAAGAGACACCAATATCTTGTAGCAGATAGGTGAGCCATTGGAGTTCACAGGTTGTGGCAGCCATGGTTATGTACTCAGCCTAAGAGGAACTCTTGGAAATGGTTTGttgtttctttgatttccagGAGATAAGAGATTCTCCTAGATATATGGACAAACCAG
The sequence above is a segment of the Phaseolus vulgaris cultivar G19833 chromosome 2, P. vulgaris v2.0, whole genome shotgun sequence genome. Coding sequences within it:
- the LOC137811977 gene encoding calmodulin-binding protein 60 B-like; this translates as MHGRYGERSSGTAREKRGLDSASAEEGQPDRKRPALASVIVEALKVDSLQKLCSSLEPILRRVVSEEVELALAKLCPAKLAGRSSPKPIEGPDGTNLQLQFKSRLSLPLFTGGKVEGEQGSAIHIVLIDANTGNIVTSGPESCVRLDVIVLEGDFNNEDDDNWSEEEFDSHVVKEREGKRPLLTGDNQVTLKEGVGTLGELTFTDNSSWIRSRKFRLGLKVALGCCEGMRIREAKSEPFTVKDHRGELYKKHYPPALNDEVWRLEKIGKDGSFHKRLNKAGVYTVEDFLRLVVRDPQRLRNILGSGMSNKMWDILVEHAKTCVLSGKVYVYYPEDARNVGVVFNNIYELSGLIANDQFYSADSLSENQRVYVDTLVKKAYDNWMHVIEYDGKSLINDIEDKTLDTAHPQAPMTPHEYSNSLQQIPIPLPVHAGQPSMDSGVTVGGYHDGTTSRFSLQPQNPSFNSSIQFDENAFSLQNQLMSVPHHTQLPRSENGLTHGPAQSSTHGFEPVSISNPTYRGVEEYFPEEEIRIRSHEMLENEDMQQLLRMFNVGGQPHPTFNGLDDGYPSSSTYISANPMGYNFDDEPNRSSGKAVVGWLKLKAALRWGIFIRKQAAEKRAQLVELDDP